The following are encoded together in the Armatimonadota bacterium genome:
- a CDS encoding ISNCY family transposase — MTQAQAADLLGCTERHVRRLVRRYEHEGDAGLVHKSRGRPSNRCLPQEFREQVMVQVRKHYRDFGPTLAAEMLAERHGLSVSRETLRQWMIAEELWKPKRRKAVYRQRRPRRECFGELVQIDTSEHDWFEGRGESAVLITLIDDATSRVTMRFFEADDTQANMTILRDYIALHGRPMAFYGDKASHFRVNRPASVEEQLEGLEPETQIGRALRELDITWFTAHSPQAKGRVERSFDTAQDRLVKLMRLDNIRTIEEANRFLQERYMPQFNERFTVPPACDTDAHRTCEGLDLDAIFSHQEERVVTRDYTIRFKNQRYQIKKESAAPGLVQSKLIVEQRLDGSIWLRWRDQYLQFVTITPTPTGAAAALPVGLRPPYRAAAKGTAVTPKADHPWKKPYKGDSRPQRQ, encoded by the coding sequence TTGACCCAGGCCCAGGCCGCGGACTTGCTGGGGTGCACTGAGCGCCATGTGCGGCGTCTGGTGCGGCGCTATGAGCACGAAGGCGACGCCGGCCTTGTTCACAAGTCTCGCGGCAGGCCGTCGAATCGCTGTCTGCCCCAGGAGTTCCGGGAACAGGTCATGGTCCAGGTGCGCAAGCATTACCGCGATTTCGGCCCGACCCTTGCTGCGGAGATGCTTGCCGAACGCCACGGCCTATCGGTCAGTCGCGAGACCCTGCGCCAGTGGATGATCGCCGAAGAGCTGTGGAAGCCCAAGCGCCGCAAGGCCGTTTATCGACAGCGGCGCCCGCGCAGGGAGTGCTTTGGCGAACTGGTGCAGATCGACACCTCCGAGCATGACTGGTTTGAAGGACGGGGCGAGAGCGCGGTGCTCATCACCCTCATCGACGACGCCACCAGTCGCGTCACTATGCGCTTCTTTGAAGCGGACGACACGCAGGCCAACATGACGATCCTGCGCGACTACATCGCCCTGCATGGCCGCCCTATGGCTTTCTACGGCGACAAGGCAAGCCATTTCCGGGTCAACCGCCCGGCCAGCGTGGAAGAGCAACTGGAAGGCCTGGAGCCCGAGACCCAGATCGGGCGCGCCCTGCGCGAATTGGACATCACGTGGTTCACGGCCCATTCTCCCCAGGCCAAGGGACGGGTGGAACGCAGCTTCGACACCGCTCAGGACCGGCTGGTCAAACTGATGCGCTTGGACAACATCCGCACCATAGAAGAAGCCAATCGCTTCCTGCAGGAGCGCTACATGCCCCAATTCAATGAACGCTTCACGGTTCCGCCCGCCTGCGATACGGACGCCCACCGTACTTGCGAGGGCCTGGACCTGGACGCCATCTTCAGCCACCAGGAAGAGCGCGTGGTCACGCGGGACTACACGATCCGGTTCAAGAACCAGCGCTACCAGATCAAAAAAGAAAGCGCCGCGCCGGGCCTAGTGCAAAGCAAGCTGATCGTGGAACAGCGCCTGGACGGTAGCATCTGGCTGCGATGGCGGGATCAGTACTTGCAGTTCGTGACGATAACCCCCACCCCGACGGGCGCCGCCGCTGCCCTTCCGGTCGGGCTACGCCCTCCCTACAGGGCAGCGGCCAAAGGCACAGCCGTCACCCCGAAGGCAGACCACCCGTGGAAGAAACCCTACAAAGGAGACTCCCGACCCCAACGGCAGTAG
- a CDS encoding nucleotidyltransferase family protein — MDLLLLGPGRENPRLRRLVELLHPSCEAGQAACWLRDDPDLFDAARRQNVAAIIAHRYWPELQRELPEDLLARWRSLLMSAAIVPMHRRAEARTCLAALVDAGATPVVMRGLWLGEALYPEPGLRPHTDMDLLVPLDRLNEALDALSGLGYAPVDPLPVDLRRLKRLVARGIRSDFSGVCRPGANGLQLSVDLHYALSVVAYGWWPWVPSPQEVYERSIPWDFHGVSVRCHDPAMALLSLCENVLRHALAREGRGNWLIRFYDIALLCGTLSPVDWEVFAADALQFRLNIPCGLALSTVQANWGTPLPEGLLDRLLTPRVSVAAARYALSRPVLAGLHGRNAMLYSACTGSFPGALAYLARNAGPGIADVLGRVARRITRRSAGSESARQPPNRQH, encoded by the coding sequence GTGGACTTGCTGCTCTTGGGCCCGGGGCGCGAGAATCCGCGGCTGCGTCGCCTGGTAGAACTGCTGCACCCTTCGTGCGAGGCCGGTCAGGCAGCTTGCTGGTTGCGCGACGACCCGGACCTGTTCGACGCGGCCCGCAGGCAGAATGTGGCCGCGATCATCGCCCACCGGTACTGGCCGGAACTGCAGCGCGAACTGCCGGAGGACCTGTTGGCGCGCTGGCGCAGCCTGCTGATGTCCGCCGCGATTGTGCCGATGCACCGGCGTGCTGAAGCTCGGACCTGTCTCGCTGCGCTTGTGGATGCCGGGGCCACTCCCGTGGTCATGCGCGGTTTGTGGCTGGGGGAGGCGCTCTACCCCGAGCCTGGACTGCGCCCGCACACGGACATGGACCTGCTGGTGCCGCTGGACCGGCTCAATGAGGCGCTTGACGCGCTGTCTGGTCTGGGGTACGCCCCTGTGGACCCGTTGCCCGTGGATCTGAGGCGGCTGAAGCGGCTGGTCGCGAGAGGCATCCGCAGCGATTTCAGCGGGGTCTGCCGTCCCGGGGCGAACGGGCTGCAGCTTTCCGTGGACCTGCACTACGCCCTGAGCGTAGTCGCTTACGGGTGGTGGCCCTGGGTCCCCAGCCCGCAAGAGGTCTACGAGCGCTCCATACCGTGGGATTTCCACGGCGTTTCGGTGCGCTGCCACGACCCGGCGATGGCCTTGCTGTCGCTGTGTGAGAATGTCCTGCGCCACGCCCTCGCGAGAGAGGGACGGGGCAACTGGCTAATTCGCTTCTACGACATCGCGCTTCTGTGTGGGACACTCTCTCCGGTGGACTGGGAGGTTTTCGCCGCGGATGCGCTTCAGTTTCGGCTTAACATCCCCTGCGGCCTGGCGCTGAGCACGGTTCAAGCCAACTGGGGCACGCCGCTGCCGGAGGGGCTTCTCGACCGCCTGCTGACGCCACGCGTCTCAGTGGCCGCGGCGAGATATGCGCTGAGTCGTCCAGTACTTGCGGGCCTGCACGGACGCAACGCAATGCTGTACTCGGCCTGTACCGGGTCCTTCCCCGGCGCACTGGCATACCTTGCCCGTAACGCCGGGCCCGGAATTGCCGACGTTCTCGGGCGTGTGGCCAGACGCATCACGCGTCGAAGCGCCGGTAGCGAGAGCGCCAGACAGCCGCCCAACAGACAGCACTAA
- a CDS encoding Gfo/Idh/MocA family oxidoreductase: MASDIIRVGMIGCGGNARGHMRRLLDIEGVEIVGLCDPSEDARKASVEANPILADVPQFSDYRKLLDTVEMDAVEISTPHTTHFEQIMACLDRGLHVLTEKPMVCTVPHAKEVVAKAEETGLVVGVSYQRHVMAPYRYCREVIAGGEIGAPHFISCLQSQNWYRGQVGRGTWRSKMALSGGGQLNDSGSHLLDIVLWMTDLQPSEVFAYIDNLGSEVDILTSMSVKFDGGCLASFSVVGHAVNFFEEITIWCEDGTLAIRGNDVWRWDGGEERKIVSGEELGRTWNPDQNFIASIRNEEEIQAPPSCGLRVIQLTEAAWRSGDTGKPAPVVR; encoded by the coding sequence ATGGCTTCAGACATCATCCGCGTCGGCATGATCGGCTGCGGCGGCAACGCCCGCGGTCACATGAGGCGTCTGCTGGACATTGAGGGCGTCGAGATCGTGGGGCTGTGCGACCCGTCCGAGGATGCGCGCAAGGCGTCGGTCGAGGCAAACCCGATCCTTGCCGATGTGCCGCAGTTCAGCGACTACCGCAAGCTCCTGGACACCGTCGAGATGGACGCGGTGGAAATCTCCACGCCGCACACCACCCACTTCGAGCAGATCATGGCCTGCCTTGATCGCGGCCTGCACGTGCTCACCGAAAAGCCCATGGTCTGCACCGTCCCCCACGCGAAGGAGGTCGTCGCGAAAGCCGAGGAGACCGGGCTCGTGGTTGGCGTCTCGTACCAGCGCCACGTCATGGCCCCATATCGCTATTGCCGCGAGGTAATCGCCGGCGGCGAGATTGGCGCACCCCATTTCATCTCCTGCCTGCAGTCCCAGAACTGGTACCGTGGGCAGGTCGGCCGGGGCACGTGGCGCTCGAAGATGGCCCTGTCCGGCGGCGGCCAGCTCAATGATTCCGGCAGCCACCTGCTGGACATCGTCCTGTGGATGACCGATCTGCAGCCATCGGAAGTCTTCGCGTACATCGATAATCTCGGTTCTGAAGTGGACATCCTCACCTCGATGAGCGTGAAGTTCGACGGCGGATGCCTGGCCAGTTTCTCCGTGGTGGGCCATGCGGTCAATTTCTTCGAAGAAATCACTATCTGGTGCGAAGACGGTACCCTCGCGATTCGCGGCAATGACGTCTGGCGCTGGGACGGCGGCGAAGAGCGCAAGATCGTCTCCGGGGAGGAGCTCGGCCGTACCTGGAACCCGGACCAGAACTTCATCGCCTCCATCCGCAATGAAGAGGAGATCCAGGCCCCCCCGTCGTGTGGCCTGCGAGTCATTCAGCTGACCGAGGCCGCGTGGCGATCGGGCGATACCGGCAAACCTGCGCCTGTAGTGCGTTGA
- a CDS encoding radical SAM protein, translated as MDCADIPLAELSQMPWAPGGPRRPYVAFLEVTQHCNNRCTHCYVDPANRTSTDLPLDWWLDLMDALVAEETLFLVLTGGEPLVRPDFQDMYLAAKRRGFVVSVFTNARLVDDALLDLFHHYPPRRVLVSIYGATRETYEKVARVPGSFDQAIRGTRRLKDAGIPLYLRTMLLRSNHHELPQLQSLAAELGAQFNFDGAVCPTVDGDPCVLCERMAPETLVAIEAQDPQRVEGWRTSVEAFHPEVNRRRFNCAAGIYGLHITADGFAMPCPGAGTMRRPLERDDLRGSLHRFFFEEMLPALHELDPNDSPCSRCRLSALCGTCSAARELETGSSRIPSEFGCRVAFLRAQAAGIDALPAAYEGENTERPDCRGNK; from the coding sequence GTGGACTGCGCGGATATTCCCCTTGCCGAACTCAGCCAGATGCCCTGGGCGCCGGGCGGTCCCAGGAGGCCCTATGTGGCTTTCCTGGAGGTCACCCAGCACTGCAACAACAGGTGCACCCACTGCTATGTCGACCCGGCGAACCGGACGTCCACCGACCTTCCGCTGGACTGGTGGCTGGACCTGATGGATGCCCTGGTGGCCGAAGAGACCTTGTTCCTCGTCCTCACGGGCGGTGAACCCCTGGTGCGTCCGGATTTCCAGGACATGTACCTCGCCGCGAAACGGCGCGGGTTCGTCGTCTCGGTTTTCACCAACGCGCGGCTGGTGGATGACGCTTTGCTCGACCTGTTCCATCACTATCCACCCCGGCGCGTGCTCGTGAGCATCTACGGCGCGACACGCGAGACATACGAGAAAGTTGCGCGCGTTCCGGGCTCCTTTGACCAGGCGATCCGAGGAACGCGACGACTCAAGGATGCCGGCATTCCGCTGTACCTGAGGACAATGCTCCTGCGCAGTAACCACCACGAGTTGCCGCAGCTCCAGAGTTTGGCCGCCGAGCTGGGCGCGCAGTTCAACTTCGACGGCGCCGTCTGCCCCACCGTGGACGGCGATCCATGCGTCCTGTGCGAGCGGATGGCCCCCGAGACCCTCGTGGCCATCGAAGCCCAGGACCCCCAGCGCGTCGAGGGATGGCGCACCAGTGTCGAGGCCTTCCACCCGGAGGTCAATCGGCGCCGGTTCAACTGCGCGGCAGGCATCTACGGTCTGCACATCACGGCGGACGGTTTCGCAATGCCTTGCCCTGGAGCGGGAACGATGCGCCGTCCCCTGGAGCGCGACGACTTGCGCGGCAGTCTGCATCGGTTTTTTTTCGAGGAGATGCTCCCTGCCCTCCACGAATTGGACCCCAACGACTCTCCGTGCTCCCGCTGTCGACTCAGTGCCCTGTGCGGAACCTGCTCCGCAGCGCGTGAGCTGGAGACAGGCTCAAGCAGGATCCCTTCCGAATTCGGATGTCGCGTGGCTTTTCTGCGGGCACAAGCGGCAGGGATCGACGCCTTGCCCGCAGCGTATGAAGGGGAAAATACTGAGCGTCCTGATTGTCGAGGGAACAAATGA
- a CDS encoding PqqD family protein, translating to MRQNPDFIARPIAGQLMLVPIARDAVSLEGILTLNEVGARIWDLLAECRDEAEIACRLAEEYEVDQPQALQDVRELIGQLRQMNAVLDD from the coding sequence ATGCGTCAGAACCCAGACTTCATCGCCCGCCCGATTGCCGGCCAACTGATGCTCGTCCCCATCGCTCGCGACGCCGTGTCGCTTGAGGGGATCCTCACACTCAACGAGGTAGGTGCACGTATCTGGGACCTGCTGGCCGAGTGCCGCGACGAGGCCGAGATCGCCTGCAGACTGGCTGAGGAGTACGAGGTGGACCAACCCCAGGCCTTGCAGGATGTTCGGGAACTGATCGGGCAACTGCGGCAGATGAACGCCGTGCTGGATGACTGA
- the pdxS gene encoding pyridoxal 5'-phosphate synthase lyase subunit PdxS has protein sequence MSENTEMSTWRNKVGLAEMLRGGVIMDVTNPEQAKIAEDAGAVSVMALERVPADIRREGGVARMADLKVIEDIMEAVTIPVMAKCRIGHFAEAQVLEAIGVDFIDESEVLTPADESYHVWKHDFKVPFVCGCTNLAEALRRIGEGAAMIRTKGEAGSGNIVEATRHMRAVIQGIERLKGLRDDELMTEAKNMGAPFDLVREVSKTGKLPVPNFSAGGIATPADAALMMQLGAESVFVGSGIFKSEDPAARAKAIVHATTYFEDPVEVAKATRGLEGAAMPGIDVRALPDEDRLATRGW, from the coding sequence ATGTCTGAGAACACCGAGATGTCAACCTGGAGAAACAAGGTCGGGCTCGCCGAGATGCTTCGCGGCGGAGTCATCATGGACGTGACCAACCCCGAGCAGGCCAAGATCGCCGAGGACGCGGGCGCGGTGTCCGTCATGGCTCTGGAGCGCGTGCCGGCCGACATCCGCCGCGAAGGCGGGGTTGCGCGCATGGCCGACCTGAAGGTTATCGAGGATATCATGGAGGCCGTGACCATCCCGGTCATGGCAAAGTGTCGCATTGGACATTTCGCCGAGGCCCAGGTGCTGGAGGCCATCGGGGTGGACTTCATTGATGAGAGCGAGGTCCTCACCCCGGCTGACGAGAGCTATCACGTCTGGAAGCACGACTTCAAGGTCCCCTTCGTCTGTGGCTGCACCAATCTCGCCGAGGCCTTGCGCCGTATCGGCGAGGGCGCTGCCATGATCCGCACCAAGGGCGAGGCCGGCAGCGGCAACATCGTCGAGGCTACCCGCCACATGCGAGCCGTCATCCAGGGCATCGAGCGGCTCAAGGGCCTGCGCGATGATGAACTGATGACGGAGGCAAAGAACATGGGCGCACCTTTCGACCTGGTGCGCGAAGTCAGCAAGACCGGCAAGCTTCCGGTCCCGAACTTCTCGGCAGGCGGCATCGCCACCCCGGCCGACGCCGCACTCATGATGCAGCTTGGCGCGGAGAGCGTGTTCGTGGGCAGCGGGATCTTCAAGAGCGAGGACCCGGCGGCGCGCGCGAAAGCCATCGTTCACGCAACCACGTACTTCGAGGACCCGGTGGAGGTTGCAAAGGCCACGCGGGGCCTGGAGGGCGCGGCTATGCCGGGCATCGACGTTCGCGCATTGCCGGATGAGGACCGGCTGGCAACGCGGGGCTGGTAG